In a single window of the Etheostoma spectabile isolate EspeVRDwgs_2016 chromosome 3, UIUC_Espe_1.0, whole genome shotgun sequence genome:
- the trpc6b gene encoding short transient receptor potential channel 6 isoform X1 has product MMQRQQAVVKPRRQALRGAGYLYHAQPSSCLSLTEELFLEAAEYGNIPEIRRMLEELPDLNVNCVNYMGQNALQLAVANEHFEVTKLLLRKKELSRIGDALLLAISKGYIRIVEAILSYPAFADAQRLTNSPSQADTNDDFFAYDEDGTRFSHDITPIILASQCHEFEIVHILLMKGARVERPHDYFCQCRACSEQQRHDSFSHSQSRINAYKCLASPAYLSLSNEDPVMAALELSNELAVLANIEKEFKNDYTKLSMQCKDFVVGLLDLCQNTEEVKAILNGDTESSQRSETVGRQNLIRLKLAIKYEVKKFVAHPNCQQQLLSIWYENLSGLRQQTTAVKLLLVLGVALGLPVLSLMYWIAPSSKIGKLMCGPFLKFVAHAASFMIFLCLLVLNAADRFEGTSLLPNMTIHDHPSQLFRMKTTTFTWMEILIISWVIGHKWKIWEECRDIWSQDIREYISEPWNLLDFSILTIFMTSFIARLMAFWHAYSAQCYVDKHYTDLSNTTLPFEIQYFQLARINWVPSDPQLISEGLYAIAVVLSFSRIAYILPANESFGPLQISLGRTVKDIFKFMVIFITVFVAFMVGMFTLYSHYLGAKHNDAFTTLEESFKTLFWAIFGLSEVKSVVINIDHKFIENTGYVLYGVYNIIMVIVLLNMLIAMFNSSFQEIEDDADVEWKFARAKLWFSYFEHGGTLPVPFNLVPSPRAVVSLLLGIRRFLWDVLKGKSKENANDEPELNKLRQQEDLSVEGSLCRHQDTMNRLIKRYILKAQRDKDNDEIKEGELKEIKQDISGLRYELLERANHDMETLAQLIRQLGENHV; this is encoded by the exons ATGATGCAGCGGCAGCAGGCTGTAGTCAAACCCAGGAGACAAGCGCTACGGGGAGCCGGTTACCTGTACCATGCTCAACCCTCCTCCTGCCTTTCCCTGACAGAGGAACTCTTCTTAGAAGCTGCAGAATATGGCAACATTCCAGAAATCAGGCGGATGCTGGAGGAGCTGCCAGACCTTAACGTCAACTGTGTGAATTATATGGGCCAGAATGCACTGCAGCTGGCAGTTGCCAATGAGCACTTTGAGGTAACAAAGCTCCTACTTAGGAAGAAAGAGCTCTCTAGAATAGGAGACGCATTGCTTTTAGCCATCAGTAAGGGCTACATCCGTATAGTGGAGGCCATACTGAGCTATCCGGCCTTTGCAGATGCTCAGAGGCTGACTAACAGTCCCAGCCAGGCGGACACAAACGACGACTTCTTCGCCTATGACGAGGACGGCACACGTTTCTCTCACGACATCACTCCCATCATCCTGGCCTCTCAGTGCCATGAGTTTGAAATCGTTCATATACTGCTTATGAAGGGGGCCCGTGTAGAGCGGCCCCATGACTACTTCTGCCAGTGCAGGGCCTGCAGCGAGCAGCAGAGGCATGACTCATTCAGCCATTCACAATCTCGCATCAATGCATACAAATGTCTGGCCAGTCCAGCGTATCTGTCCCTGTCCAATGAAGACCCAGTGATGGCGGCTCTGGAGCTGAGCAATGAGCTGGCAGTTCTGGCCAACATTGAGAAGGAGTTCAAG AATGATTACACAAAACTGTCCATGCAGTGTAAAGACTTTGTGGTGGGACTCCTGGATCTGTGTCAAAACACAGAGGAAGTGAAGGCCATCTTAAATGGGGACACCGAGTCCAGTCAAAGGTCTGAGACCGTCGGCAGACAAAACCTCATCAGGTTAAAACTTGCAATAAAATATGAAGTTAAAAAG tTTGTGGCACATCCAAACTGCCAACAGCAACTCCTCTCCATCTGGTATGAGAACTTGTCAGGACTCCGTCAGCAGACCACAGCAGTTAAACTCCTCCTAGTCCTTGGTGTTGCCCTTGGGTTGCCTGTCCTGTCCCTCATGTACTGGATAGCACCGTCAAGTAAG ATAGGGAAACTCATGTGTGGACCGTTCCTGAAGTTTGTGGCCCATGCAGCGTCCTTTATGATATTTCTATGCCTGCTGGTCCTGAACGCAGCAGACCGCTTTGAGGGAACGTCGCTGCTGCCAAACATGACCATCCACGATCACCCCTCCCAACTGTTTCGTATGAAGACCACCACCTTCACCTGGATGGAGATTCTCATCATATCCTGGGTCATAGGTCATAAGT GGAAGATCTGGGAAGAATGTAGAGATATTTGGTCGCAGGACATCCGGGAATACATCTCAGAACCCTGGAACCTTCTGGACTTTAGTATTTTGACCATTTTCATGACTTCTTTCATTGCCAGATTAATGGCTTTCTGGCATGCATATTCTGCCCAGTGTTACGTTGACAAGCACTACACGGACCTGTCCAACACGACCTTGCCTTTTGAGATACAGTATTTCCAGCTGG CTCGAATCAACTGGGTTCCCTCAGACCCGCAGCTCATTTCTGAAGGCCTGTATGCCATCGCAGTCGTGCTGAGTTTCTCTCGCATTGCCTACATCCTTCCTGCCAACGAGAGCTTCGGCCCTTTGCAGATCTCTCTGGGAAGAACCGTTAAAGACATCTTTAAGTTCATGGTGATTTTCATCACTGTATTCGTGGCTTTCATGGTGGGAATGTTCACTCTGTACTCGCACTACCTCGGAGCCAAGCACAACGACGCCTTCACAAC aCTCGAAGAGAGTTTCAAAACGTTATTCTGGGCCATCTTTGGCTTGTCAGAAGTGAAATCAGTGGTCATTAACATCGACCATAAGTTCATTGAGAATACCGGCTATGTTCTGTACGGGGTGTACAACATCATCATGGTGATTGTCCTGCTGAATATGCTCATTGCCATGTTCAACAGCTCCTTCCAAGAAATTGAG GATGATGCTGATGTGGAGTGGAAGTTTGCCAGAGCTAAGCTCTGGTTCTCGTACTTTGAGCATGGCGGCACGCTGCCTGTGCCCTTCAACCTCGTCCCCAGCCCCAGGGCTGTGGTGTCCCTCTTGCTGGGGATAAGGAGATTTCTCTGGGATGTACTTAAAGGCAAAAGCaaagaaaatgcaaatgatGAGCCGGAGCTTAACAAG TTGAGGCAACAGGAAGATCTGAGTGTGGAAGGATCGCTTTGTCGTCACCAA GATACAATGAATCGCCTCATCAAGAGATACATCTTAAAAGCACAGAGAGATAAAGACAACGATGAAATCAAAGAAG GTGAACTGAAGGAGATCAAACAGGACATCTCCGGTCTCCGGTACGAGCTGCTGGAAAGGGCCAACCACGACATGGAGACCCTGGCACAGCTCATCAGGCAACTGGGAGAAAATCATGTTTAG
- the trpc6b gene encoding short transient receptor potential channel 6 isoform X2, translating into MMQRQQAVVKPRRQALRGAGYLYHAQPSSCLSLTEELFLEAAEYGNIPEIRRMLEELPDLNVNCVNYMGQNALQLAVANEHFEVTKLLLRKKELSRIGDALLLAISKGYIRIVEAILSYPAFADAQRLTNSPSQADTNDDFFAYDEDGTRFSHDITPIILASQCHEFEIVHILLMKGARVERPHDYFCQCRACSEQQRHDSFSHSQSRINAYKCLASPAYLSLSNEDPVMAALELSNELAVLANIEKEFKNDYTKLSMQCKDFVVGLLDLCQNTEEVKAILNGDTESSQRSETVGRQNLIRLKLAIKYEVKKFVAHPNCQQQLLSIWYENLSGLRQQTTAVKLLLVLGVALGLPVLSLMYWIAPSSKIGKLMCGPFLKFVAHAASFMIFLCLLVLNAADRFEGTSLLPNMTIHDHPSQLFRMKTTTFTWMEILIISWVIGHKWKIWEECRDIWSQDIREYISEPWNLLDFSILTIFMTSFIARLMAFWHAYSAQCYVDKHYTDLSNTTLPFEIQYFQLARINWVPSDPQLISEGLYAIAVVLSFSRIAYILPANESFGPLQISLGRTVKDIFKFMVIFITVFVAFMVGMFTLYSHYLGAKHNDAFTTLEESFKTLFWAIFGLSEVKSVVINIDHKFIENTGYVLYGVYNIIMVIVLLNMLIAMFNSSFQEIEDDADVEWKFARAKLWFSYFEHGGTLPVPFNLVPSPRAVVSLLLGIRRFLWDVLKGKSKENANDEPELNKDTMNRLIKRYILKAQRDKDNDEIKEGELKEIKQDISGLRYELLERANHDMETLAQLIRQLGENHV; encoded by the exons ATGATGCAGCGGCAGCAGGCTGTAGTCAAACCCAGGAGACAAGCGCTACGGGGAGCCGGTTACCTGTACCATGCTCAACCCTCCTCCTGCCTTTCCCTGACAGAGGAACTCTTCTTAGAAGCTGCAGAATATGGCAACATTCCAGAAATCAGGCGGATGCTGGAGGAGCTGCCAGACCTTAACGTCAACTGTGTGAATTATATGGGCCAGAATGCACTGCAGCTGGCAGTTGCCAATGAGCACTTTGAGGTAACAAAGCTCCTACTTAGGAAGAAAGAGCTCTCTAGAATAGGAGACGCATTGCTTTTAGCCATCAGTAAGGGCTACATCCGTATAGTGGAGGCCATACTGAGCTATCCGGCCTTTGCAGATGCTCAGAGGCTGACTAACAGTCCCAGCCAGGCGGACACAAACGACGACTTCTTCGCCTATGACGAGGACGGCACACGTTTCTCTCACGACATCACTCCCATCATCCTGGCCTCTCAGTGCCATGAGTTTGAAATCGTTCATATACTGCTTATGAAGGGGGCCCGTGTAGAGCGGCCCCATGACTACTTCTGCCAGTGCAGGGCCTGCAGCGAGCAGCAGAGGCATGACTCATTCAGCCATTCACAATCTCGCATCAATGCATACAAATGTCTGGCCAGTCCAGCGTATCTGTCCCTGTCCAATGAAGACCCAGTGATGGCGGCTCTGGAGCTGAGCAATGAGCTGGCAGTTCTGGCCAACATTGAGAAGGAGTTCAAG AATGATTACACAAAACTGTCCATGCAGTGTAAAGACTTTGTGGTGGGACTCCTGGATCTGTGTCAAAACACAGAGGAAGTGAAGGCCATCTTAAATGGGGACACCGAGTCCAGTCAAAGGTCTGAGACCGTCGGCAGACAAAACCTCATCAGGTTAAAACTTGCAATAAAATATGAAGTTAAAAAG tTTGTGGCACATCCAAACTGCCAACAGCAACTCCTCTCCATCTGGTATGAGAACTTGTCAGGACTCCGTCAGCAGACCACAGCAGTTAAACTCCTCCTAGTCCTTGGTGTTGCCCTTGGGTTGCCTGTCCTGTCCCTCATGTACTGGATAGCACCGTCAAGTAAG ATAGGGAAACTCATGTGTGGACCGTTCCTGAAGTTTGTGGCCCATGCAGCGTCCTTTATGATATTTCTATGCCTGCTGGTCCTGAACGCAGCAGACCGCTTTGAGGGAACGTCGCTGCTGCCAAACATGACCATCCACGATCACCCCTCCCAACTGTTTCGTATGAAGACCACCACCTTCACCTGGATGGAGATTCTCATCATATCCTGGGTCATAGGTCATAAGT GGAAGATCTGGGAAGAATGTAGAGATATTTGGTCGCAGGACATCCGGGAATACATCTCAGAACCCTGGAACCTTCTGGACTTTAGTATTTTGACCATTTTCATGACTTCTTTCATTGCCAGATTAATGGCTTTCTGGCATGCATATTCTGCCCAGTGTTACGTTGACAAGCACTACACGGACCTGTCCAACACGACCTTGCCTTTTGAGATACAGTATTTCCAGCTGG CTCGAATCAACTGGGTTCCCTCAGACCCGCAGCTCATTTCTGAAGGCCTGTATGCCATCGCAGTCGTGCTGAGTTTCTCTCGCATTGCCTACATCCTTCCTGCCAACGAGAGCTTCGGCCCTTTGCAGATCTCTCTGGGAAGAACCGTTAAAGACATCTTTAAGTTCATGGTGATTTTCATCACTGTATTCGTGGCTTTCATGGTGGGAATGTTCACTCTGTACTCGCACTACCTCGGAGCCAAGCACAACGACGCCTTCACAAC aCTCGAAGAGAGTTTCAAAACGTTATTCTGGGCCATCTTTGGCTTGTCAGAAGTGAAATCAGTGGTCATTAACATCGACCATAAGTTCATTGAGAATACCGGCTATGTTCTGTACGGGGTGTACAACATCATCATGGTGATTGTCCTGCTGAATATGCTCATTGCCATGTTCAACAGCTCCTTCCAAGAAATTGAG GATGATGCTGATGTGGAGTGGAAGTTTGCCAGAGCTAAGCTCTGGTTCTCGTACTTTGAGCATGGCGGCACGCTGCCTGTGCCCTTCAACCTCGTCCCCAGCCCCAGGGCTGTGGTGTCCCTCTTGCTGGGGATAAGGAGATTTCTCTGGGATGTACTTAAAGGCAAAAGCaaagaaaatgcaaatgatGAGCCGGAGCTTAACAAG GATACAATGAATCGCCTCATCAAGAGATACATCTTAAAAGCACAGAGAGATAAAGACAACGATGAAATCAAAGAAG GTGAACTGAAGGAGATCAAACAGGACATCTCCGGTCTCCGGTACGAGCTGCTGGAAAGGGCCAACCACGACATGGAGACCCTGGCACAGCTCATCAGGCAACTGGGAGAAAATCATGTTTAG